The following are encoded in a window of Halosimplex halophilum genomic DNA:
- a CDS encoding Gfo/Idh/MocA family protein gives MQREIMIDSPDEGVDEDTLRVGVIGTGAIAQRFHLPGYADHSDATVTAVCDVEERKARAVADEVGAEHTFTDTGDLVESGTVDAVSVCLPNHLHADAVTAALAEDLHVLCEKPMATTLAEADEMVAAADASDGILMIDQSERFAPVYQKAMSVLESGLVGDVQTVRARFSHSGPEGWAPRSTWFTDAEASGGGAMVDIGIHNADLVLSLAGDVESVTAETATLAMDADVEDTAVATMRLADGGLGTFEVSWTTDPERIETQVVGTEGVLTVDKVAGELTVDLDGDRGRVDVPVPEYRSPIARFVDAALDGEEPPVTAREGRDALELVLAIYRAAEARRPVSLPLEGDT, from the coding sequence GGCACGGGTGCGATCGCCCAGCGGTTCCACCTGCCCGGGTACGCCGACCACTCCGACGCCACGGTCACCGCGGTCTGTGACGTCGAGGAACGGAAAGCGCGCGCCGTCGCCGACGAAGTCGGCGCCGAACACACCTTCACCGACACCGGCGACCTCGTCGAGTCGGGGACCGTCGACGCGGTCAGCGTTTGTCTCCCGAACCACCTGCACGCGGACGCGGTCACCGCGGCGCTGGCCGAGGACCTGCACGTCCTCTGTGAGAAGCCGATGGCGACGACGCTGGCCGAGGCCGACGAGATGGTCGCGGCCGCGGACGCGAGCGACGGCATCCTGATGATCGACCAGTCCGAGCGCTTCGCCCCGGTCTACCAGAAGGCGATGTCGGTGCTCGAGAGCGGTCTCGTCGGCGACGTACAGACGGTCCGCGCGCGGTTCAGCCACAGCGGTCCCGAGGGGTGGGCCCCGCGGTCGACCTGGTTCACCGACGCCGAGGCGTCGGGCGGCGGCGCGATGGTCGACATCGGCATTCACAACGCCGACCTCGTGCTGTCGCTCGCCGGCGACGTCGAGTCCGTGACCGCCGAGACGGCGACGCTCGCGATGGACGCCGACGTGGAAGACACCGCCGTCGCGACGATGCGGCTGGCCGACGGCGGGCTCGGCACCTTCGAGGTGTCCTGGACGACCGATCCCGAACGGATCGAGACGCAGGTCGTCGGGACCGAGGGAGTCCTCACCGTCGACAAGGTGGCCGGCGAACTGACCGTCGACCTCGACGGCGACCGCGGGCGCGTCGACGTCCCGGTCCCCGAGTATCGGAGCCCCATCGCGCGGTTCGTCGACGCCGCGCTCGACGGCGAGGAACCGCCGGTGACTGCCCGCGAGGGACGGGACGCGCTGGAGCTCGTCCTGGCGATCTACCGGGCGGCCGAGGCGCGCCGCCCGGTCTCGTTGCCGCTGGAGGGGGACACGTGA
- a CDS encoding sugar phosphate isomerase/epimerase family protein, whose product MKLACSSYSYHDAFERGDLDVFGFLERAGSDLPVEGVELIEEHLPGGDEATLGEVRDAAADHGVEVACLSVFYNDFAKPDRSDRREDVDHVTAWTDRADVLGADVVRAFTGFPALHDREHGDPAVWRDVGRCLQECLDHARTCEATLAVENHNHDGLIRTADDIFGVRRRVNGDLGFVLDLANYVDGRPSIERTRHLADHVHAAYDAVDERGRDPEHPYYAEELDSLAAAGYDGYVTLEWEGETDDETAVPRALSYLDDCR is encoded by the coding sequence GTGAAACTCGCCTGTTCGAGCTACTCCTACCACGACGCCTTCGAGCGCGGCGACCTCGACGTGTTCGGCTTTCTCGAGCGCGCCGGGAGCGACCTCCCGGTCGAGGGCGTCGAACTCATCGAGGAGCACCTCCCCGGTGGGGACGAGGCGACGCTGGGCGAGGTCCGCGACGCGGCGGCCGACCACGGGGTCGAGGTCGCCTGCCTCTCGGTGTTCTACAACGATTTCGCCAAACCTGACCGCTCGGACCGCCGGGAAGACGTCGACCACGTCACCGCGTGGACCGACCGGGCGGACGTGCTGGGCGCCGATGTCGTGCGCGCGTTCACCGGCTTCCCCGCCCTCCACGACCGCGAACACGGCGACCCCGCGGTCTGGCGCGACGTGGGACGGTGCCTGCAGGAGTGTCTCGACCACGCCCGCACCTGCGAGGCGACTCTCGCCGTCGAGAACCACAACCACGACGGCCTGATCCGTACCGCCGACGACATCTTCGGCGTCCGCCGCCGGGTCAACGGCGACCTCGGGTTCGTCCTGGACCTGGCGAACTACGTCGACGGTCGCCCGTCGATCGAGCGGACCCGCCACCTCGCCGACCACGTCCACGCCGCCTACGACGCGGTCGACGAGCGCGGTCGCGACCCCGAACACCCCTACTACGCCGAGGAACTGGACTCGCTGGCCGCCGCCGGCTACGACGGGTACGTCACGCTGGAGTGGGAGGGCGAAACCGACGACGAGACGGCCGTGCCGCGGGCGCTGTCCTATCTCGACGACTGCCGCTAG
- a CDS encoding alcohol dehydrogenase catalytic domain-containing protein: MRAAVLTGTESFAVRERDRPTPGPEDVLVRVEACGVCTTDIHLYEGSFGVETPLVPGHEAAGEVVASNRPDVVPEGTRVAVNPTVPCNSCRQCEAGHEQRCERNTSLGGAAETVRDGAFAEYVRVPAGNVEPVGDLPFGPAAIAEPLACSLHGVRRTGVEAGDDVLVVGAGPMGQLLVQTFDALGAGRIVVSEPRDDRRELALDHGATAGIDPADVDPVAAVERATDGRGVAAAVEAIGLPETIQQAYDATRKGGTTLVFGVPEEDATVEVNPFDVFFHERTLTGSYSLTPDDFARAVSFLRTGRVTVDALLSEDLPLSGITEAFDRMRAGEGYRYLVRPGS, translated from the coding sequence ATGAGAGCCGCTGTCCTCACTGGCACCGAATCGTTCGCCGTTCGGGAGCGCGACCGTCCGACCCCTGGCCCGGAGGACGTCCTCGTACGCGTCGAGGCCTGCGGCGTCTGTACGACAGATATTCACCTCTACGAGGGGTCGTTCGGCGTCGAGACGCCGCTGGTGCCCGGCCACGAGGCCGCGGGCGAGGTGGTCGCGTCGAACCGTCCCGACGTGGTGCCGGAGGGAACTCGCGTCGCGGTCAACCCGACGGTCCCCTGCAACAGCTGTCGCCAGTGCGAGGCCGGGCACGAACAGCGTTGCGAGCGGAACACGTCGCTCGGGGGCGCCGCGGAGACGGTCCGCGACGGCGCGTTCGCCGAGTACGTTCGGGTCCCGGCCGGGAACGTCGAACCGGTGGGAGACCTCCCGTTCGGCCCGGCGGCGATCGCGGAACCGCTCGCCTGTAGCCTCCACGGTGTTCGCCGAACCGGTGTCGAGGCGGGCGACGACGTGCTCGTCGTCGGCGCCGGCCCGATGGGACAGTTGCTCGTCCAGACGTTCGACGCGCTCGGGGCGGGTCGCATCGTCGTCTCGGAGCCCCGCGACGACCGTCGCGAGCTCGCGCTCGACCACGGCGCCACCGCCGGGATCGATCCCGCCGATGTCGATCCCGTGGCCGCCGTCGAACGGGCAACGGACGGCCGTGGCGTCGCGGCGGCCGTCGAGGCCATCGGGCTCCCGGAGACCATCCAGCAGGCCTACGACGCGACCCGCAAGGGCGGAACGACGCTCGTCTTCGGCGTGCCCGAGGAGGACGCGACCGTCGAGGTGAACCCGTTCGACGTGTTCTTCCACGAGCGGACGCTCACCGGGTCGTACTCGCTGACGCCCGACGATTTCGCACGGGCGGTATCGTTCCTCAGGACGGGCCGCGTCACCGTCGACGCGCTCCTCTCGGAGGACCTGCCGCTCTCGGGGATCACGGAGGCGTTCGACCGGATGCGCGCCGGCGAGGGGTATCGGTATCTGGTCCGTCCCGGGAGTTAG
- a CDS encoding family 10 glycosylhydrolase: MTTGDARGWWETEGVRAVTLYPWATMDVDSVLADLAERNVNTVMVICKESDGRVFYDSDTVPNQVPERDLLAEFVAAAERRDLRVVPVFLALTDKYLLEQHSEFVQVARDGTAIRYPNVSFEWMHWVCPSREAVRDHLLALAEEISEYDIDGIRFQHLEYQPIRNGESDYLSCYCDECLGIEDGDETAQRDHGEWIDHRVSTTTDLLASLAAPFDDEQMVNLQFEVYSDMESTLRDSREQLGLDIERLAEHVDTLSPRTAHVDMGVHPLWIRDVTRSLRDAVGKPIVPSIRTASSDDPGDHLSQGELLTAIQMALHGGAAGVSLFSAGANIGRLTDDQWSVVEESFEGLADLKGR; encoded by the coding sequence ATGACCACTGGGGACGCCCGCGGCTGGTGGGAGACGGAGGGTGTTCGAGCGGTGACGCTCTACCCCTGGGCGACGATGGACGTCGATTCGGTGCTCGCGGACCTGGCGGAGCGGAACGTCAACACCGTGATGGTGATCTGCAAGGAGAGCGACGGTCGGGTGTTCTACGACTCGGACACCGTCCCGAACCAGGTGCCCGAACGCGACCTGCTGGCGGAGTTCGTCGCGGCGGCCGAGCGGCGCGACCTCAGGGTCGTCCCCGTCTTTCTCGCGCTCACGGACAAGTACCTGCTCGAACAGCACTCGGAGTTCGTCCAGGTGGCCCGCGACGGGACCGCCATCCGGTATCCCAACGTCTCCTTCGAGTGGATGCACTGGGTCTGTCCCAGCCGCGAGGCGGTCAGGGACCACCTCCTGGCGCTCGCGGAGGAGATAAGCGAGTACGACATCGACGGGATCCGCTTCCAGCACCTCGAGTACCAGCCCATCCGCAACGGCGAGAGCGACTACCTCTCCTGTTACTGCGACGAGTGTCTCGGTATCGAGGACGGCGACGAGACGGCCCAGCGCGACCACGGCGAGTGGATCGACCACCGCGTCTCGACGACGACGGACCTCCTGGCGTCGCTGGCTGCGCCGTTCGACGACGAGCAGATGGTCAACCTCCAGTTCGAGGTATACTCGGACATGGAGTCGACGCTCCGGGACAGCCGCGAGCAGCTCGGGCTCGACATCGAACGGCTCGCCGAACACGTCGACACGCTCTCGCCGCGGACGGCCCACGTCGACATGGGCGTCCACCCGCTGTGGATCCGGGACGTCACGCGCTCTCTTCGCGACGCCGTCGGGAAACCGATCGTCCCGTCGATCCGGACCGCCAGCAGCGACGACCCGGGCGATCACCTGAGTCAGGGCGAACTCCTCACGGCCATCCAGATGGCCCTCCACGGGGGAGCAGCCGGCGTGAGCCTGTTCTCGGCCGGCGCGAACATCGGCCGGCTCACCGACGACCAGTGGAGCGTCGTCGAGGAGTCGTTCGAGGGTCTCGCCGATCTGAAGGGACGATGA
- a CDS encoding ArsR/SmtB family transcription factor, producing MSGQNNFTRRMPTATGADDGGVELSVEDEDVFAVADAIGSKPRWRLLRTVAEEPHTIDELVDALDLSKGTISVHISKFEDAGIFEANYAVSDDGGVKKELRLAVDEVTLDLASL from the coding sequence ATGAGCGGCCAGAACAACTTCACGAGACGGATGCCGACGGCGACCGGCGCCGACGACGGAGGCGTCGAACTGTCGGTCGAGGACGAGGACGTGTTCGCGGTCGCCGACGCGATCGGCTCCAAACCGCGGTGGCGGTTGCTGCGGACCGTCGCCGAGGAACCCCACACCATCGACGAACTCGTCGACGCCCTCGACCTCTCGAAGGGGACCATCTCGGTCCACATCTCGAAGTTCGAGGACGCGGGGATCTTCGAGGCGAACTACGCGGTCAGCGACGACGGCGGCGTGAAAAAAGAGCTCAGGCTCGCCGTCGACGAAGTGACGCTCGACCTGGCGTCCCTGTGA